A genomic region of Antennarius striatus isolate MH-2024 chromosome 16, ASM4005453v1, whole genome shotgun sequence contains the following coding sequences:
- the cdip1 gene encoding cell death-inducing p53-target protein 1 yields the protein MSSDPPPPYPGGPTAPLMVEKNGQPVRTAPPQGHPLPPEYGPPPYEAPQPGFLPPHVPGEGPMPMPMPMPMSHPPPGGPYPPPPGHFPHPIPGQMGPGPSHFVHMGGHTATVLAPPGAATTVTVLQGEMFQTSPVQTVCPHCQQAIVTRISHHVGLMNTLFCLFCVFVGCDLGCCLIPCLIDDLKDVTHTCPYCKGYIYTYKRIC from the exons ATGTCCAGTGACCCTCCTCCTCCGTACCCCGGGGGTCCCACTGCTCCTCTTATGGTGGAGAAGAATGGACAACCTG TAAGAACTGCCCCTCCGCAGGGACATCCTTTGCCTCCGGAATATGGTCCTCCACCCTATGAGGCTCCACAACCTGGCTTCCTTCCCCCACATGTCCCTGGAGAAGGGCCGATGCCCATGCCAATGCCCATGCCAATGTCTCATCCACCTCCAG GTGGCCCTTACCCTCCTCCGCCCGGTCACTTTCCTCACCCGATTCCAGGACAGATGGGTCCCGGTCCCAGCCACTTTGTCCACATGGGGGGTCACACGGCAACTGTCCTTGCCCCTCCAGGAGCAGCCACTACTGTAACTGTACTGCAGGGGGAAATGTTCCAGACCTCGCCGGTTCAGACTGTGTGTCCGCACTGTCAGCAGGCAATCGTCACCCGCATCTCCCATCACGTCGGGCTCATGAACACCCTCTTCTGCCTCTTCTGCGTCTTTGTAGG GTGTGATCTCGGCTGCTGCTTGATTCCCTGTCTGATTGATGACCTCAAGGATGTGACACACACCTGCCCTTATTGTAAGGGCTACATTTACACATACAAGCGAATATGCTAA